One Defluviitoga tunisiensis genomic window carries:
- the fabG gene encoding 3-oxoacyl-[acyl-carrier-protein] reductase, which translates to MKLEGKVAIVTGGSRGIGKEISRLFIKEGATVFALATEDVPLIDSDEIKDFPEDKYFYYKADITDAKLVSQIVNEIFEKTDKIDILVNNAGIARDNFLVIMKEEDFDKVIEVNLKGTFVMTKTVARYMRRQKYGNIINMASVVGIEGNIGQTNYAAAKAGIIGMTKSWAKELTMRGENIRVNAIAPGFVRTGMTKDLKEDLIKYVIENTCLKRLGEPEDIAKLALFLASDDSSFITGQVIRIDGGLRI; encoded by the coding sequence TTGAAATTGGAAGGAAAAGTAGCAATTGTAACTGGTGGTTCTCGAGGCATCGGTAAAGAAATTTCTAGACTTTTCATAAAAGAAGGCGCAACAGTTTTTGCCTTAGCAACAGAAGATGTTCCTCTAATTGATTCCGATGAAATAAAAGATTTTCCTGAAGATAAATACTTTTATTATAAAGCTGACATTACAGATGCAAAATTAGTATCACAAATAGTAAATGAAATATTTGAAAAAACAGATAAAATAGATATTTTAGTTAATAATGCAGGAATAGCAAGAGATAACTTTCTTGTTATAATGAAAGAAGAAGATTTTGATAAAGTTATAGAGGTTAATTTAAAAGGTACTTTCGTTATGACTAAAACAGTAGCTAGATATATGAGAAGGCAGAAATATGGTAATATAATAAATATGGCTAGTGTAGTAGGAATCGAAGGAAACATAGGTCAAACAAATTACGCTGCAGCTAAAGCTGGAATAATAGGAATGACAAAATCTTGGGCTAAAGAATTAACAATGAGGGGAGAAAATATTCGAGTTAATGCTATTGCACCTGGCTTCGTCCGAACAGGTATGACAAAGGATTTAAAGGAAGATCTGATAAAATATGTAATAGAAAATACATGCTTAAAAAGATTGGGTGAACCGGAAGATATTGCAAAACTTGCTTTATTTCTAGCTAGTGATGACTCTTCGTTTATAACAGGACAAGTAATAAGAATCGATGGTGGTTTAAGAATATAA
- a CDS encoding sodium-translocating pyrophosphatase, with product MFWVFAIVPVVALIFASINYKQVVAIDEGTAEMKHIAEAIRVGADAFVNYETRVISIYAIVIAIILTLVVEWYVGVAFLIGAFMSTLAGRFGMKMATQANVRVSNTARTEKSIGKALKVAFQGGSVTGLSVAGFGLLGLFIVYIVFGNWLNQLAFENLTLKVNWLGISYIPFTMTVSGYSLGCSIIAMFHRVGGGIYTKAADMGADLVGKTELDLPEDDPRNPATIADNVGDNVGDIAGLGADLLESYVGAIISSVILILYSYFLLGSNALSYESTLKLTFYPIYFVSLGLISSILGILYVVVKRVSNDPHKELNISLMTSAFLTIITTFFLSIFYLKGMPSNEFQSLGFKLGIYSPWIGAVIGIIDGILMGFVAEYYTNEKYKPTKELSEFSKGGPAIIITKGLALGMQSVLVPIFLLMLGILLSFEISGLYGVAMAAIGMLSFVATTVSVDSYGPIADNAGGICEMAKLPHEVRKITDELDAVGNTTAAIGKGFAIGSAALAALALFASYIYAQAGIGDAGIGHLTSIMFLNIIDSRTLAGALFGAALPYFFSAYLINAVVNSANKIVDEVRRQFKEIPGLAEGKSNPDYERCVRISSEGALRQMTVPALISVLTPIIAGFLLGPDFVGGILIGTTLSAAMLAVFTANSGGAWDNAKKRIEAGEIEGEAKGTEAHKAAVVGDTVGDPLKDTVGPSLDILIKIMAVTSVITVSIFKVFHLF from the coding sequence ATGTTTTGGGTTTTTGCAATAGTTCCGGTCGTTGCTTTAATCTTTGCATCTATTAATTATAAGCAAGTTGTGGCAATTGATGAAGGGACTGCTGAAATGAAGCATATAGCTGAAGCAATTAGAGTTGGAGCAGATGCCTTCGTGAACTATGAAACAAGGGTTATTTCTATTTATGCTATAGTTATTGCAATTATTTTGACTTTAGTTGTAGAGTGGTATGTGGGAGTTGCATTTTTAATTGGGGCTTTTATGAGTACTTTGGCAGGACGATTTGGTATGAAGATGGCTACACAGGCCAATGTACGTGTAAGTAACACAGCTAGAACAGAAAAGAGTATAGGAAAAGCTTTAAAGGTTGCTTTTCAAGGTGGTAGTGTAACAGGATTATCAGTGGCTGGATTTGGTCTTCTAGGACTATTTATAGTGTATATAGTATTCGGAAATTGGTTAAATCAGCTTGCTTTTGAGAATCTAACCCTCAAGGTTAACTGGTTAGGAATAAGTTATATTCCATTTACTATGACAGTATCAGGTTATTCTCTTGGATGTTCCATAATTGCTATGTTTCATAGGGTTGGAGGAGGAATTTATACTAAGGCAGCAGATATGGGAGCAGATTTAGTAGGAAAGACGGAATTAGATTTACCTGAAGATGACCCAAGAAACCCGGCTACTATTGCAGATAATGTTGGTGACAACGTTGGAGACATAGCAGGGCTTGGAGCAGATCTTTTAGAAAGTTATGTTGGCGCAATAATATCTTCAGTAATTCTCATTTTATATTCCTATTTTCTTCTTGGCTCAAATGCATTATCTTATGAATCTACGTTGAAACTTACTTTTTATCCGATATATTTTGTTTCTTTAGGATTAATATCTTCTATTTTAGGAATTCTATATGTAGTGGTGAAGAGAGTTTCTAACGATCCTCATAAAGAATTAAATATCTCATTAATGACCTCTGCATTTTTGACAATTATCACTACTTTTTTCCTTTCTATTTTTTATTTGAAAGGTATGCCTAGTAATGAGTTTCAAAGCTTAGGTTTTAAATTAGGCATTTATTCACCATGGATAGGTGCGGTTATAGGAATTATAGATGGTATTCTTATGGGCTTTGTTGCTGAATATTACACAAATGAAAAATATAAACCAACTAAAGAGTTATCTGAGTTTAGTAAAGGTGGACCAGCTATTATTATTACTAAGGGTTTGGCACTTGGAATGCAAAGTGTATTGGTCCCGATTTTTCTGTTAATGTTAGGAATACTTCTGTCTTTTGAAATTTCAGGATTATATGGTGTTGCTATGGCAGCTATTGGAATGCTTTCTTTTGTAGCAACTACTGTTTCTGTTGATTCTTATGGACCAATTGCAGATAATGCAGGTGGAATATGTGAGATGGCCAAATTGCCGCACGAGGTTAGAAAGATTACTGATGAACTAGATGCTGTAGGAAATACCACAGCTGCTATTGGAAAGGGTTTTGCTATAGGTTCAGCAGCATTGGCTGCATTAGCCCTTTTTGCGTCATATATATATGCTCAAGCAGGGATAGGCGACGCTGGAATTGGCCATTTAACATCAATAATGTTTTTAAATATAATTGATTCACGAACTCTTGCAGGTGCGCTTTTTGGCGCAGCTTTACCATACTTTTTTAGTGCATATTTGATAAATGCGGTGGTTAATTCTGCGAATAAGATTGTTGATGAAGTTAGACGACAGTTTAAAGAAATCCCAGGATTGGCCGAAGGAAAATCAAACCCTGACTATGAAAGATGTGTCAGAATAAGTAGTGAGGGTGCCTTAAGGCAAATGACTGTTCCAGCATTAATTTCTGTTCTAACTCCTATAATTGCCGGATTTCTCCTTGGACCAGATTTTGTTGGAGGAATATTAATTGGAACTACATTGAGTGCTGCTATGTTAGCAGTATTTACTGCAAATTCTGGTGGCGCTTGGGATAATGCTAAAAAAAGAATCGAAGCTGGAGAAATTGAAGGTGAAGCTAAAGGAACAGAGGCCCATAAGGCTGCAGTGGTTGGAGATACCGTTGGAGATCCTCTAAAAGATACAGTAGGACCATCATTAGATATTTTGATAAAAATAATGGCAGTTACTTCGGTTATAACTGTATCTATATTCAAGGTATTTCATTTATTTTAG
- a CDS encoding cyclodeaminase/cyclohydrolase family protein: MLSEMSIRAFLEKLSSSDPAPGGGSVSALSGALAASLGNMVSNLTIGKKKYKDVEEEIKKINETLEKYRDTFLEEMEEDAKAFNEVINALKLPRNTDDEKKVRNTAIQESTKKATLVPLKIAKNALEVMELIEVLVEKGNKQVLSDAAIAVIMAKSAIMGGIYNIKINLPNIMDEDFVSDLEKQIRNMEIEACILEVKILDKIKL; the protein is encoded by the coding sequence TTGTTATCAGAAATGTCCATTAGAGCGTTTTTAGAAAAATTATCTTCTAGTGATCCAGCTCCTGGTGGGGGAAGTGTATCTGCATTATCTGGTGCTTTAGCAGCCAGTTTGGGGAATATGGTATCAAATCTTACAATTGGAAAGAAAAAATATAAAGATGTTGAAGAGGAAATAAAGAAAATAAATGAAACTTTAGAAAAATATCGAGATACATTTTTGGAAGAAATGGAAGAAGATGCAAAAGCATTTAATGAAGTAATTAATGCCTTAAAGCTTCCTCGTAATACGGATGATGAAAAAAAAGTTAGGAATACAGCAATACAAGAAAGTACCAAAAAAGCAACATTGGTTCCGTTAAAAATTGCAAAGAATGCTCTAGAAGTAATGGAATTAATAGAGGTACTAGTTGAAAAGGGAAACAAGCAAGTATTAAGTGATGCAGCAATTGCTGTAATCATGGCTAAATCAGCCATTATGGGTGGTATTTATAATATAAAAATTAATCTTCCTAATATTATGGACGAAGATTTTGTCTCAGATCTGGAAAAACAAATAAGAAATATGGAAATAGAAGCATGCATCTTAGAAGTAAAAATTTTAGATAAAATTAAATTGTGA
- the nadD gene encoding nicotinate (nicotinamide) nucleotide adenylyltransferase, with amino-acid sequence MIILFGGSFNPPHVGHRIVAESAYDEMKPEEFFILPTPNPPHKSATQLVSFDKRYHWCKRVFWGSYFTVSDIEAKLPVPSYTFQTLQFFSNYYSDIWLLIGEDSLRDFKKWYKWEEILNLARLLVYPRFFDESGFKSSKLEFVRLYCPIIDISSSYVRDRIEKGKTVKGYVDDSIVEDVVATYKNVI; translated from the coding sequence ATGATTATTTTATTTGGAGGAAGTTTTAATCCTCCACATGTGGGTCATAGAATTGTTGCAGAGTCAGCATATGATGAAATGAAACCTGAAGAATTTTTTATTTTACCTACTCCAAATCCTCCACATAAAAGTGCAACACAGCTTGTTAGCTTTGATAAAAGATATCATTGGTGTAAGAGGGTTTTTTGGGGAAGCTATTTTACTGTAAGTGATATAGAAGCTAAATTGCCAGTTCCCTCTTACACTTTTCAAACTTTGCAATTTTTTAGCAACTATTATAGTGATATCTGGCTATTAATAGGCGAAGATTCTCTAAGAGATTTTAAAAAATGGTATAAATGGGAAGAAATTTTAAATCTTGCAAGATTGCTAGTTTATCCACGCTTTTTTGATGAGAGTGGTTTTAAAAGTTCCAAGCTGGAGTTTGTGAGACTTTATTGCCCAATAATTGACATATCATCATCTTATGTAAGAGATCGCATTGAAAAAGGAAAAACAGTTAAAGGATATGTTGATGATAGTATTGTTGAAGATGTTGTTGCAACATATAAAAATGTCATTTGA
- the obgE gene encoding GTPase ObgE, with protein MTGDFLDEAIIKVEGGKGGDGAISFRREKFVERGGPDGGDGGNGGSVIVKSTINKNTLIDFRYKKIYKAENGEHGKNKKRTGKSGNNIIIEVPVGTCIYDSKSGELISDLKYPEQYIVVAAGGKGGKGNARFATSTLQAPRVSEKGVQGESKTLKLVLKMVADVGLVGYPNVGKSTLISKISAAKVEIADYPFTTIIPNLGVVKYKDGNSFVVADIPGLIEGAHDGKGLGDKFLKHIERCYAIVHLIDISGLERKDPVDDYYIIRKELEKFSPSLSQKKEIVVANKIDLLSQEEIQKRVADFKKRTNKEIIPISAYTGENLEYLVNKMWDLIKEEKIEYLNMLSKKLKKQEKPKIKIEPIKFEPDFYFNMSVIKWEDDTYEVIGDSVDKLLSRYDIYQKDSRILILKTLEKNGLNKLLLNAGVKEGDTVYIGDFAFEYIP; from the coding sequence TTGACAGGAGATTTTTTAGATGAAGCGATTATAAAAGTGGAAGGCGGAAAAGGTGGGGATGGTGCAATTAGTTTTAGAAGAGAAAAGTTTGTAGAAAGAGGTGGACCTGATGGAGGAGACGGAGGAAATGGCGGATCGGTCATTGTTAAGTCGACAATTAATAAAAATACATTAATAGATTTCAGATATAAAAAAATATACAAAGCAGAAAATGGTGAACATGGAAAAAATAAAAAACGAACTGGAAAATCTGGAAATAATATTATCATAGAAGTTCCAGTAGGAACATGTATTTATGATAGTAAGAGTGGTGAATTGATATCAGATTTAAAATATCCAGAACAATATATAGTTGTTGCTGCGGGCGGAAAAGGGGGGAAGGGAAATGCAAGGTTTGCTACCTCTACTTTGCAAGCACCTAGGGTTTCAGAAAAAGGAGTCCAAGGAGAATCTAAAACTTTGAAGTTAGTGTTAAAAATGGTTGCGGATGTAGGATTAGTCGGATATCCTAATGTTGGGAAATCAACATTAATATCAAAGATCTCAGCAGCCAAAGTTGAAATAGCTGACTATCCTTTTACCACAATAATACCAAATTTAGGTGTTGTAAAATATAAAGATGGAAATTCTTTTGTAGTTGCAGATATACCTGGTTTGATAGAAGGAGCTCACGATGGAAAAGGATTAGGAGATAAGTTTTTAAAACATATAGAAAGATGCTATGCAATAGTTCATCTTATTGATATATCAGGATTAGAAAGAAAAGACCCTGTTGACGATTATTATATTATTAGGAAAGAATTAGAAAAATTTTCTCCTTCTCTTTCTCAAAAAAAAGAAATTGTAGTTGCAAATAAAATAGATCTTTTAAGCCAGGAAGAGATTCAAAAAAGAGTAGCTGATTTTAAAAAAAGAACAAATAAAGAAATTATTCCTATTTCAGCGTATACAGGCGAAAATTTGGAATATCTTGTAAATAAAATGTGGGATTTAATAAAAGAAGAAAAGATAGAATATCTAAATATGTTATCTAAAAAGTTAAAAAAGCAGGAAAAACCTAAGATAAAGATAGAACCGATAAAATTCGAACCAGATTTCTACTTTAACATGAGTGTTATTAAATGGGAAGATGATACGTATGAAGTTATTGGAGACAGTGTAGACAAATTATTGTCTAGGTATGATATTTATCAAAAGGATTCTAGAATTTTGATTTTAAAAACTCTTGAAAAAAATGGTTTAAACAAATTACTTTTAAATGCTGGTGTAAAAGAAGGAGACACAGTATATATTGGTGACTTTGCATTTGAATATATTCCATAA
- a CDS encoding cation diffusion facilitator family transporter, translated as MDRSSKNSDRELAINELQNREQMAIKASMIGMIVNGALSFFKIFIAIITGSIAILADGIDTATDIITSLLTLIASKISNKPADESHPFGHEPAETIVTKVLSLVIIYAGIQVLKNAIQSLIIGNYMIENAKLVLWISLISIFTKYGLYKYKYRVGKRIKSSSFIADALNMRNDILTSFSVFIGIIFYLLFDITWVDPLVAIIVSMFIFRVGIRMFIETSDEFMGSSRELGEIYSNILEATKKFDNVFNPHKIRVRKAGYVYFVEMHIEVDEKMTIREANDIASQVEKEIKKVNPYIKDVIIHVEPLGNKEKEGYGLDEKSIKRIFGNK; from the coding sequence ATGGATCGTTCAAGCAAAAACTCCGATAGAGAACTTGCAATAAACGAATTACAAAATAGAGAACAAATGGCGATCAAGGCATCAATGATTGGTATGATTGTAAATGGAGCTCTTTCTTTTTTCAAAATCTTCATAGCGATTATTACAGGAAGCATCGCCATTTTAGCTGATGGAATTGATACTGCAACTGATATAATTACCTCTCTGCTTACATTGATTGCGTCAAAAATATCCAATAAACCTGCAGATGAAAGTCATCCATTTGGGCATGAACCTGCAGAAACAATAGTGACTAAAGTTCTGTCTTTAGTTATAATATATGCTGGAATACAGGTTTTAAAAAATGCAATTCAAAGCCTTATTATAGGCAATTATATGATTGAAAATGCCAAGTTAGTACTTTGGATATCTTTAATTTCTATTTTTACTAAATATGGTTTATATAAATACAAATATAGAGTAGGTAAGAGAATAAAAAGTTCCTCTTTTATTGCAGATGCTTTAAATATGAGAAATGATATATTAACTTCATTCTCGGTTTTTATAGGAATAATTTTTTATTTGCTTTTTGATATTACTTGGGTAGATCCTTTGGTAGCTATTATAGTTTCTATGTTTATATTTAGAGTAGGTATTAGGATGTTTATTGAAACGTCTGACGAGTTTATGGGTAGTTCTCGTGAATTAGGTGAAATTTATTCAAATATATTAGAGGCAACGAAGAAATTTGATAATGTTTTTAATCCTCATAAAATCAGGGTTAGAAAGGCAGGATATGTGTATTTTGTAGAAATGCACATTGAGGTTGATGAAAAAATGACAATCAGAGAGGCTAATGACATAGCTTCTCAGGTTGAAAAAGAAATAAAAAAAGTTAATCCGTACATAAAAGATGTGATAATACATGTAGAACCCTTAGGAAATAAAGAAAAAGAGGGTTACGGACTAGATGAAAAAAGTATTAAAAGAATTTTTGGTAATAAGTAA
- a CDS encoding NAD(P)H-dependent flavin oxidoreductase produces the protein MNIDGLIPKIPLIQGGMSVGISLDNLASAVANEGAIGIIGTAGIGLLENDKVKNVKEANIEGLKKIIRKTKEKTKGIIGVNIMVALSDYAELVKTAIKEEIDLIISGAGLPLNLPSFLEKDSKTKLVPIVSSLKAAQVIVKRWWQHYKYLPDAIIVEGPDAGGHLGYKKEDLQKEEVQLEHTLPQVVKFAEELKKEHNKDIPIIAAGGINSPEKVKKMFSLGASGIQVGTPFIATHECDADIKFKQALIDAKEEDIIIIDSPVGLPGRAIKNKFLEEVEKGERKPFICNFHCIKTCNFVDAPYCIAQALLNAARGNLDEGFVFVGKYGYKIDKITSVKEVINNLFQDI, from the coding sequence TTGAACATTGATGGACTAATACCCAAAATTCCGTTAATTCAAGGTGGAATGTCTGTAGGCATATCTTTAGACAACCTTGCTTCTGCAGTTGCAAACGAGGGTGCAATTGGAATAATTGGAACAGCAGGAATAGGACTTCTTGAAAACGATAAAGTAAAAAATGTAAAGGAAGCAAATATTGAAGGTTTGAAGAAAATTATAAGAAAAACAAAAGAAAAAACAAAAGGGATAATTGGAGTTAATATAATGGTAGCACTAAGCGATTACGCAGAACTGGTAAAAACAGCTATAAAGGAAGAAATTGATTTGATAATTTCAGGTGCAGGACTACCTTTAAATTTACCTTCTTTTTTAGAAAAAGATTCTAAGACAAAACTGGTTCCCATTGTTTCATCTTTGAAAGCTGCCCAAGTAATCGTTAAAAGATGGTGGCAACATTATAAATATCTTCCAGATGCCATAATTGTTGAAGGTCCAGATGCTGGAGGACATTTAGGATACAAAAAAGAAGATTTGCAAAAAGAAGAAGTTCAACTTGAACACACACTACCACAAGTAGTAAAATTTGCTGAAGAATTAAAAAAAGAGCACAACAAAGATATTCCTATTATTGCAGCAGGGGGTATTAATTCCCCAGAAAAAGTAAAAAAAATGTTTTCGTTAGGAGCCAGTGGCATACAAGTAGGCACTCCTTTTATTGCTACACATGAATGTGACGCAGATATTAAATTCAAACAAGCTCTAATCGATGCAAAAGAAGAAGATATAATAATTATTGATAGCCCTGTAGGTCTTCCAGGACGAGCTATCAAAAATAAGTTCTTAGAAGAGGTTGAAAAAGGAGAGAGAAAACCTTTTATTTGCAACTTTCACTGTATTAAAACTTGTAATTTTGTAGATGCCCCTTATTGTATAGCTCAAGCTCTTTTAAATGCTGCTAGAGGAAATTTAGATGAAGGTTTTGTTTTTGTAGGAAAATACGGATATAAAATAGACAAGATTACCTCAGTTAAAGAAGTAATTAATAACTTATTTCAAGACATATAA
- a CDS encoding BaiN/RdsA family NAD(P)/FAD-dependent oxidoreductase — MITIIGGGPSGLMAAMIASWNGAEVRIVERKGKLGKKLLAASNGRGNFSNLKLDETHYFTNDTSFVKKVLDRCGIFQTLSVFEEIGLMVKNFDSKLFPYTERSKDILTCFIHELENNNVEIVLNYQINDIVYSNSNKLFYLKSEYKTFESEKVIVATGGMSAPQFGSNGSIFQSLCTLGHSLIELKPGLVPIIINDDFFSVDNLGAKLSGTVVLENAQGIEMSKKYFGEIIFKNEMLTGIPIFQISNFVHRYLDEKIPIYLHIDPFPSYTENQLEEIILKKINLRPKKPIYLLFTSMIDEKLIPSFLNSLGINDLMEPSDSLKTSNIALIANRLKYWKFEIITTAEWESSQVSIGGINTKEIESLTLESKIIPGLFFAGEVMDVAGESGGYNLQWAWSTGYIAGESASSHK; from the coding sequence ATGATTACTATTATTGGTGGAGGACCTTCAGGATTAATGGCAGCAATGATAGCTTCGTGGAATGGAGCTGAAGTAAGAATAGTTGAGAGAAAAGGAAAATTAGGGAAAAAATTACTAGCAGCTAGTAATGGACGAGGAAACTTTTCTAATCTTAAATTAGATGAAACCCATTATTTTACTAATGATACATCTTTTGTAAAAAAAGTTCTTGACAGGTGTGGGATTTTTCAAACCTTGAGTGTTTTTGAAGAGATAGGGTTAATGGTTAAGAATTTTGATTCCAAATTATTTCCTTATACCGAAAGGTCAAAGGATATTTTGACATGTTTTATACATGAATTAGAAAATAACAATGTAGAAATTGTTCTTAACTATCAAATAAATGATATTGTATATTCAAACTCAAACAAATTATTTTATTTAAAGAGTGAATATAAAACCTTTGAATCAGAAAAGGTTATAGTTGCTACAGGCGGGATGTCTGCACCCCAATTTGGATCCAATGGAAGTATTTTTCAATCACTTTGTACTTTAGGTCATAGCCTGATAGAGTTAAAGCCCGGGCTAGTTCCCATTATTATAAACGATGATTTTTTTTCTGTGGATAATTTAGGGGCAAAATTATCAGGGACAGTTGTATTAGAAAATGCCCAGGGAATAGAAATGTCTAAAAAATATTTTGGAGAAATTATTTTTAAAAATGAAATGCTTACAGGAATTCCAATCTTCCAAATTAGTAATTTTGTTCATAGGTATTTAGATGAAAAGATTCCAATATATCTTCATATTGATCCTTTTCCTTCTTATACAGAAAATCAATTAGAAGAAATTATATTAAAAAAGATTAATCTTAGGCCCAAAAAACCAATTTATTTACTATTTACTAGCATGATCGATGAAAAGTTAATCCCTTCTTTTTTAAATAGTCTTGGAATTAATGATCTGATGGAACCTAGTGATTCTCTCAAGACAAGTAATATAGCGCTAATTGCAAACAGATTAAAATACTGGAAATTTGAAATCATCACTACAGCTGAATGGGAATCTTCACAAGTTAGTATAGGAGGAATTAATACTAAAGAGATAGAATCGCTCACTTTAGAATCCAAAATAATACCAGGATTATTTTTTGCAGGTGAAGTCATGGATGTTGCTGGTGAAAGTGGTGGATACAACTTACAGTGGGCTTGGTCGACAGGATATATTGCAGGAGAAAGTGCCTCCTCCCATAAGTAA
- a CDS encoding methyl-accepting chemotaxis protein, with protein sequence MNNHERYKKTINNLSQSVYHENLLVSFVDRLEEVLGERFKKSNESTKVVGENIVNLISSIKKSSETLEKTVNNGNNEIESISKKNQEIVSRLSFVGKDFDELEKNVEKSLKTVSNIIGSFKEIDELTSIIKNVAKQTNILSINASIEAARAGEQGRGFAVVAEEIKKLSSETNNASDKISNKVARIEKEVEEVKIVIDNLNTIFEMITGSIEDAMKMLNENLVFMKKMTQDLLTEKEKLKFNVENLENSKVEINRLMMDINSLQKVLYAILEMQNKIKEIKI encoded by the coding sequence ATGAATAATCATGAAAGATATAAAAAGACAATAAATAATTTATCCCAAAGTGTATATCATGAAAACCTATTGGTGTCCTTTGTTGATAGATTAGAAGAAGTATTGGGTGAAAGATTTAAGAAATCAAACGAGTCAACAAAAGTAGTAGGGGAAAATATTGTAAATTTAATAAGTAGTATAAAAAAATCTTCTGAAACATTGGAAAAAACAGTTAATAACGGAAATAACGAAATTGAGAGTATTTCAAAAAAAAATCAAGAAATAGTATCTAGATTAAGCTTTGTTGGGAAGGATTTTGATGAATTAGAGAAAAATGTTGAAAAATCATTGAAAACAGTAAGTAATATAATAGGCAGTTTTAAGGAGATAGATGAACTTACAAGTATCATAAAGAATGTAGCCAAGCAAACTAACATTTTATCAATAAACGCCTCTATTGAGGCTGCTAGAGCCGGAGAGCAAGGAAGAGGTTTCGCAGTAGTTGCAGAAGAAATAAAGAAACTTTCTTCAGAGACCAACAATGCATCAGACAAAATTTCAAATAAAGTTGCTAGAATTGAAAAAGAAGTTGAAGAAGTTAAGATTGTTATAGATAATTTAAATACAATATTTGAAATGATTACAGGGTCGATTGAAGATGCAATGAAAATGCTCAATGAGAATTTAGTTTTCATGAAAAAGATGACACAAGATTTATTAACAGAAAAAGAAAAGTTAAAATTTAATGTTGAAAACTTGGAAAATTCAAAGGTTGAGATTAATAGACTAATGATGGATATTAATTCTCTTCAAAAGGTTTTATATGCGATTTTGGAGATGCAAAATAAAATCAAAGAGATCAAAATATAG
- a CDS encoding oxygen-binding di-iron domain-containing protein, which produces MYNDTQVLFDNGEHKFIFLGSEKKDIESIPTNQFLIIHKNEGVLLDPGGVHVFPKVLANVVEFIDLDSIKYVFYTHQDPDVSSGISLWDSVLDARFYISKLWERFLPHFGVFDNSKMVVIEDKGGTIRFRDGVELKIIPAHFLHSTGNFTLYDPISKILFSGDIGVSVFPKNEEKLYVDNFSKHIKYIEDFHKRYMASNKACKKWVNIINNYEIEQMAPQHGAIYEKNEFKEFLKWFDNLQCGIDLIDKIYGWDERK; this is translated from the coding sequence ATGTATAACGATACTCAGGTTCTATTTGATAATGGAGAACATAAATTTATTTTTTTAGGTTCTGAAAAGAAAGATATTGAAAGTATACCCACAAATCAATTTTTGATTATTCATAAAAACGAAGGGGTATTATTAGATCCCGGAGGAGTACATGTTTTTCCTAAAGTGCTAGCTAATGTAGTTGAGTTTATTGATTTGGATTCTATAAAATATGTATTTTATACTCATCAGGATCCTGATGTATCATCTGGTATAAGTTTGTGGGATAGTGTGTTAGATGCACGTTTTTATATTTCAAAACTTTGGGAAAGATTTTTACCGCACTTTGGTGTTTTTGATAATTCAAAAATGGTTGTAATAGAAGATAAAGGTGGAACAATAAGGTTTAGAGATGGGGTTGAATTAAAGATAATACCTGCGCATTTTTTACATTCTACTGGCAATTTTACTCTGTATGATCCTATATCTAAAATACTATTTTCTGGAGATATAGGAGTTTCTGTATTTCCAAAAAATGAAGAAAAACTCTATGTAGATAATTTTTCAAAACATATTAAATATATTGAAGATTTTCATAAAAGATACATGGCTTCAAATAAAGCTTGTAAAAAATGGGTAAATATTATTAATAATTATGAAATAGAACAAATGGCTCCTCAACATGGAGCTATATATGAGAAGAACGAATTTAAAGAGTTTTTAAAATGGTTTGATAACTTACAATGTGGGATTGATTTAATAGATAAAATATATGGATGGGATGAAAGAAAATGA